A segment of the Geoglobus ahangari genome:
TTAAGAGCAGTCTGCTTAGATGATATTTAACGATTGCTATTTTTCCCGAAAGGACGATTAACTATTTCTGCCGCAAGCTGAAAATTTTCAAACATGAGGGCGGTCCTGCTCTGTTCGGGACTCGCCACGAGAATGAGGGGCAGGATAAAGCCCCTCGTCAAGGTGGGCGGGAGGGAGATCCTCTACAGGACGATCACACTCCTCAGAACTCATGGAATTGACGAATTCGTGATCGTCGTTAATCGTAAAAACAAAGAGGCTATAGAGGAGTTTTTGCAAAGGATCGGGGTTAATTACAGGCTGGTGGTCAACGATTCTCCTGAGAGGGGAAACGGCTACTCCCTGTATCTCGCCAGAAATCACGTGTCCGGAAGGTTTGTCCTCGCGATGGGTGACCACGTTTTCGGCGAGGACTTCGTGAGGGAGGCTCTGAAGGGGGAAGGTCTGGTCTGCGATGGGGAGCCGAGGTACGTGAGCCTTGATGAGGCGACGAAGGTTGTGGTTGAGGATGGCAGGGTGAGGGACATAGGGAAGCACCTGAAAGATTTCTGCTGCGTTGATACTGGCTTTTTCGTTCTGGACGACTCCATCTTCGATCACGCGGAAGAGCTCGTGAGAGAGCGGGAAGCTGTCGAGCTGTCCGAGATCGTGAAGAGGGCAGGACTGAAGATCCATCGCGTGGATGGAAGGCTCTGGATGGATGTGGACACTCCCGATGACGTGAGAAGGGCAGAAAAGGCTCTGTTCAGCCTCGCCGTAAAGGGTGAGGACGGCTTCATTTCAAAGCACATCAACAGGAAGATCTCCACGAGGATCTCGAGGATGCTGGTAAACAGGATCTCCCCAAACCACGCCACGCTCCTCTCATTCCTCGTGGGAGTTATCTCGTCCCTTTCCGTGCTTGTCAGCATCCCCCTTGCCGGACTGATATACCAGCTAAGCTCAATCCTCGACGGGGTGGATGGTGAGATCGCGAGGGTGGCGATGAAGACGTTGAAAATCGGAGGGTGGGTGGACTCCATCCTCGACAGGGTGGTGGACTTCCTCTTTCTCTCCATTCTGGCCTATGCCACGCTGAGAACTCCTCAGGAGTTCTTTGTGGCCATGCTCGCAATCTTTGGCTCGTTCATGGTGAGCTACGTGGCTGAGAAATACAGGGCGGATTTTGGAGAGAGCATCTACAGGAAGATCAGGGTGAGAGTTCCGGGGAAGAGAGATGAGAGGGTGTTTCTCGTGATGGTTTTCTGTCTGCTCTACCCATATCTGCCTACAGTCTACCTTTTTGCTCTGCTCGCTCTAATCACGTTTGGCAGGGTGGGGGAGATGGTTGTGAAAGCAGCTCGGAAGAATTGAGGATTTTGGATATGTTTTTGTAAACATTTAAGTAATTTTATCATGGACATTTAGGTGGTATGATCAACAACATCTTACAAGTGCTTGGCAGGCCTGATGTTGCTGGCATGGTCGGGTTTTATTTTGGCGTCGTAATACTTGTGCTGGCTTTATTCGTAAGAGATCTGGACATGTCGAGGCCCGTTAAAATTGCCAGCATAATTCTTCTCGTCTCCCTCTCTCTTTTGGCCGGGGATGTTACCGTTTATCTGGCAGTGATCTTTATAGTTGCAACGGGTGTGACCAAGTCTGACTTTCTTCTGAAGCTTGCAGCAATATTGCGTGGTGGAGAAGGGGCAAAGAGTTACTTTGACTACCTGAAAGAACTGCCCTTTAGCAAGAATCTGTTGAAACCTGGAGTAGCGGCGCTCAGAAATGGAAGAGCAAGTCTTGAGACGATCGGGATGGAAGAAGTGGTGCTGAGATACTTGGAGCGAAAATACGGGACCATCATAAAGAGAATGGTGAATGTGGGCAAAACTGTTCTTGATGGTGTAATGGCCACTGAACGCGGTGTTGTGCTAATTGAGGTTCTCTTCGACACCACGGAGGAAGCTGTGAGAGATGCACTTGACAAGCTTGTAAAGGCTGCGTCGGTTTACAGAGCAAAGTCTGAAGGAGATGTGGAGCTTCTGCTCGTCTTTGGAACTGAAAAGAAGCCTTCTATTGATGTTAAGAGGCTTGCACGTAACGTGGAGGAGGAGTACGGGGTCAAAGTAAGTGTTGAGTTTGCTGAGGTTAGTAAATTGATTGGTGGCTGAGTTTTTGGTGCATAGTGCAAAAATCTTTTAATGATCGGCAGGCTTTTAAATTTTCATACATACATTCATACATGAAAAACATCATGGTGAGGGATGAGGTTTACGAGAAGCTTCAGAGGTTGAAGAGGGGTAAGGAGTCGTTTTCTGATGTTATACTCAGGCTCATCGAGGAGAGAAGAAAGAATGGACTGGAGATTCTCGAAAGATATGCTGGAGTCCTTGAGGATGATGAGCTTGAAAGGATTGTGATGGAAGAGAGGAAAAGGTTCAGGGTGAGGGACATTGATACTTGACACTTCTGCACTCATCAGGATCCTCAGGGACAGAGACTTCTTCGAGGAGTTGAGCGCCAGAATAAGTGAGAGCATCAGAATTACATCCATCACGGCATACGAGCTGCAGAGAGGTGCGCTTTATCTCATGCTCAAAAAAGGCAGAGATTACGAGTGGAATCAGATAGCTGCTCTTCTCAGCGAAATTGAAATTCTGCCCTTCACTCAAAGGGACTCGGAAATATCTGCCAGAATCTGGGCTAAGCTGAGGGAGAACGGGCTTGAGATTAATGATGCCGACATCATGATTTCGGCAATTGCGATAAGAGAGAACGAGAAGCTACTAACTCTGGACAGAGACTTTGAGATTATAGGGCGCTTTTTGGAGCTTGAGGTTGAAATTTTGGGAGGTTGATGGTAAAGCATCCTGCTCTGCAGGGATTTTTATGTTGCTTTTTGATAGCCGCCAAGGGCCTTTCAGGGATTCGCAGATTGAGAATTGTACAAAAATCAGAAATATGGGCCCGCGGGGGTTTGAACCCCGGACCTTGCGCTTATCAGGCGCACGCTCTAACCAGGCTGAGCCACGGGCCCTCGAAGAAAGACGATCTGAACACCGACAGGAGTGTTTATGAATTTTTTGGTAGCCACTCGACAAGTCGTTTCAGAGAAACTTCCCGAGCAACACGACGTTGATGAGCTTTCCCCTGTGGTTGAACTTTTTCTTCCTCACGCCCTCCTCATGGTAGCCCATTTTTCGGAAGAGTGAGAGGGATGGAATGTTCTCCTCAACAACCTCCACCTCTATCTTTTTGATGCCCTCTGACCTCGTCACTTCCTCAGCCTTCTCGAGCAGAGCCCTGCCGATGCCCATCCTCTGGTATTCTCTGGCCACGGCTATGCCAACATTGGCCACGTGGGACAGCTTGGGGGAGTTGAGCCTTATCAGCGAGCACTGTCCTACAACCCTCCCATCTCCAGCCACGGCGACGATAACCCTGCCCGACCTCAAAAGCTCCAGAAATCTTGCCCTGTCCTCATCCATCCTGTCCTCGCTTGGGGCGAAGTACAGGAACTCGGAGACATCCGAGAGCCATCTGTACACGAACTCGTACTTCTCTCCCTCATAGTCCTCTGGGCTCGCTTCCCGTATCTCTACTTCCTTCATCACCTTCTTCACATCCAGAGCCCGGACTTCAGAACGAACTCCTTCGAGTCGAGAATCGCGTCCTCATCCCTCAGCTCGAGGGTCAGGTAGTTCCTGTAGCTCTTTGGGATTATGGAGAAGTCAGTGTTCCCGGCGCCGAGCTTCAGATGCTCGTCGTACTCTCCCCTGTTGTCGTGCAGGTGCACGTTCACGACTCTGTCGAAGTTGTTCAGGAACAGGTCGTGCCCTTCCTTCACCCTGTAGTGGCCTATGTCGAAGGTTAGCCTAACATCTGTCTCGTTCAGAATCCTCTCCAGCCCCCTCCTTATCCCGCCCGTGATCCCTATAGTATTCTCTATCGCGAGGGTTTCGTATTTTTCCGCGAACGGCAGAAACTCCTCCACCAGAACGCTCTCGTTGTGCCTGTCGTACCACTCCTCCCTGAACACGAAACCTCTCGCGGTTATGAACCCCGGGTTCCAGCCTATGTGCACGGTCACTACCTTTGCGTCGCACTTCTCGGCGAATATCATCGTGTTCTCAAGCTCCCTGTAACTTGCCTCTCTCATCTCGCTGCTTATGGCGAGGAAGTTCGTGTTTATTGCAGACGCGTGAATCAGGACTTCGAGGTCGTAGCTCAGGGAGAGCTCCATGACCTCCTTGGCGTCGAGCCTCTCGTAGTGGAAGTTGGGGTGGTCCATCAGGAGCTCGAGATGGGTGAAGCCGTTCTCACTGCCGAACTCAAACGCCTCCTCGAGAGAGTGGTCAATGTCGGGCTGGAAGCCGAGCTTCATTCTGTCACCTGTAGACCATCGTCCCGATTCCTTCCTTCGTGAACAGCTCTATCAGAATTGAGTGCTCCTTCGAGCCGTTGATTATGTGGGCCTTCTCAACGCCGTTGTTCAGGGCGTTTATTATCGCTTCAGCTTTGGGAATCATGCCCCCGTCCAGCCTTCCTTCCCTCAGCATTCTCTCGAGCTCATCCTTGCTCATCTTCGAGATCAGGCTGCTCCTGTCGTCCTTGTCCCTGTAGATCCCATCCACATCGGTCAGCATGATGAGCTTCTTCGCCTTCAGGGCTCCGGCTATGTCACCTGCCACAATGTCGGCGTTCATGTTGTACACGTTGCCGTTCAGGTCTATCGCCACAGGGGAGATCACGGGTATGTAGCCGTTGTCAATTATTATCTCGAGAATTCCCGGGTTCACGTACTCCGTCTCACCGACAAACCCGAGGTCAACCTCGACCTCGCTCTCGCCAACCTTCTTCTTCACCTTCTTCTTCCTCGCAACGACAAGAAGCCCGTCCTTCCCAGACATTCCGACCGCTTTTCCCCCATTCTTGATGAAGTATGAGACGATCTTGGAGTTCACCTTCCCGTCGAGAACCATTTCGACTATCTCTATGGTCTCCTTGTCGGTTATCCTGAGCCCATCAACGAACTTCGGCTGTATGCCGAACTTCTTCATCTTCTCGCTTATCTCCGGCCCGCCACCGTGGACGACAACGGGCTTTATCCCGACGAAGTAGAGGAGGAGTATGTCCTTGACCGTCTTCTCCAGAACATCCTCGCTCACCATCGCATGCCCGCCTATCTTTATCACCATCGTCTGCCCGTGAAACTCCCTGATGTACGGCAGCGCTTCAACGAGAACGCTGACCTTTTCCATGGTTCAAACTGGGTTCCGCAATTTTAAAAAGTTAATTATTCGAGAGCCTTCCGCAGCATAGCCCTAACGTGCTCCTTCGCCGAATCTATAAGTCCCATCTTCACGTCTCCTTCCTTCACTGCCAGAGGAAGCTCGGTGCAGCCGAGTATGACTGCATCAGCATCATAGCCGTTGATTATCTCGACAAGCCTCTCTTTCCTGTCAAACCTCCCGAATACAAGGTCCTGAAATATTATCTCGTGGATATCGTCCACCTCGTCCGGGATAATGACTTCAAACCCCCTCTCCTCCAGCTCCCTCCTGTAGAAGTCCTCAGTCATGGTTGTCTTTGTCCCGGTCAGGAGGAGCTTTCTGTATCCCTCCTCTTTAGCCTTCTCAGCCACCGCGTCTATTATGCTCACGAACTCCAGATCCGTGATCTTCTTCAGCTCCGGAAGCACCTTGTGGGGCGTATTGGATGCTATGGCGAGAATCTCCGCCCCAGCCCTCTCCAGTGACCTGACAGCGTTGCTCAGAATTCTCCACCTTCCTTCCCAGTCTGACGAGAGGAATTCCCCGAAATTTATGCTGTAAACTATCATCTCCGGGTACCTGTTATCTCCCAGCACCTCTCTCGACTGCCTTATGTATTCCGAGTAGTAGTAGAGCGTTGACTCAGGGCTCAGCCCGCCGATGAGTCCGATCCTCTTCATGACTGAACATGCGAGAGTGCGGTGAAAAACCTTTGGGGAAAGGGTTTAAAACATCAAAATCGAGCACGTGACATGCTACCTCCCGGTCAGAAGGAAATCCCCGATCTGCCGGTGCTCAACGTATCCAGCATTCCTGACGTGGACATTTCCTCTTACTCCCTCAAGGTCACGGGCAGGGTTGAGAACAGCCTCACCCTAACCTATGACTCTCTCATGGAAATGGAGCGTGTGGAGGTTGAGGTGCCAGCACACTGCGTCGAGGGGTGGAGCGTCCTCGGAATAAGGTGGGAGGGGGGTTCCGGCTCGGACAGTGATGGAGATGGCGAAGCCCACAAACGCCAGCTACGTGCTGGTGAGG
Coding sequences within it:
- a CDS encoding sugar phosphate isomerase/epimerase family protein codes for the protein MKLGFQPDIDHSLEEAFEFGSENGFTHLELLMDHPNFHYERLDAKEVMELSLSYDLEVLIHASAINTNFLAISSEMREASYRELENTMIFAEKCDAKVVTVHIGWNPGFITARGFVFREEWYDRHNESVLVEEFLPFAEKYETLAIENTIGITGGIRRGLERILNETDVRLTFDIGHYRVKEGHDLFLNNFDRVVNVHLHDNRGEYDEHLKLGAGNTDFSIIPKSYRNYLTLELRDEDAILDSKEFVLKSGLWM
- a CDS encoding GNAT family N-acetyltransferase; the encoded protein is MKEVEIREASPEDYEGEKYEFVYRWLSDVSEFLYFAPSEDRMDEDRARFLELLRSGRVIVAVAGDGRVVGQCSLIRLNSPKLSHVANVGIAVAREYQRMGIGRALLEKAEEVTRSEGIKKIEVEVVEENIPSLSLFRKMGYHEEGVRKKKFNHRGKLINVVLLGKFL
- a CDS encoding bifunctional L-myo-inositol-1-phosphate cytidylyltransferase/CDP-L-myo-inositol myo-inositolphosphotransferase, which encodes MRAVLLCSGLATRMRGRIKPLVKVGGREILYRTITLLRTHGIDEFVIVVNRKNKEAIEEFLQRIGVNYRLVVNDSPERGNGYSLYLARNHVSGRFVLAMGDHVFGEDFVREALKGEGLVCDGEPRYVSLDEATKVVVEDGRVRDIGKHLKDFCCVDTGFFVLDDSIFDHAEELVREREAVELSEIVKRAGLKIHRVDGRLWMDVDTPDDVRRAEKALFSLAVKGEDGFISKHINRKISTRISRMLVNRISPNHATLLSFLVGVISSLSVLVSIPLAGLIYQLSSILDGVDGEIARVAMKTLKIGGWVDSILDRVVDFLFLSILAYATLRTPQEFFVAMLAIFGSFMVSYVAEKYRADFGESIYRKIRVRVPGKRDERVFLVMVFCLLYPYLPTVYLFALLALITFGRVGEMVVKAARKN
- a CDS encoding antitoxin VapB family protein, whose amino-acid sequence is MKNIMVRDEVYEKLQRLKRGKESFSDVILRLIEERRKNGLEILERYAGVLEDDELERIVMEERKRFRVRDIDT
- a CDS encoding type II toxin-antitoxin system VapC family toxin produces the protein MILDTSALIRILRDRDFFEELSARISESIRITSITAYELQRGALYLMLKKGRDYEWNQIAALLSEIEILPFTQRDSEISARIWAKLRENGLEINDADIMISAIAIRENEKLLTLDRDFEIIGRFLELEVEILGG
- the argB gene encoding acetylglutamate kinase; the protein is MEKVSVLVEALPYIREFHGQTMVIKIGGHAMVSEDVLEKTVKDILLLYFVGIKPVVVHGGGPEISEKMKKFGIQPKFVDGLRITDKETIEIVEMVLDGKVNSKIVSYFIKNGGKAVGMSGKDGLLVVARKKKVKKKVGESEVEVDLGFVGETEYVNPGILEIIIDNGYIPVISPVAIDLNGNVYNMNADIVAGDIAGALKAKKLIMLTDVDGIYRDKDDRSSLISKMSKDELERMLREGRLDGGMIPKAEAIINALNNGVEKAHIINGSKEHSILIELFTKEGIGTMVYR
- a CDS encoding aspartate/glutamate racemase family protein yields the protein MKRIGLIGGLSPESTLYYYSEYIRQSREVLGDNRYPEMIVYSINFGEFLSSDWEGRWRILSNAVRSLERAGAEILAIASNTPHKVLPELKKITDLEFVSIIDAVAEKAKEEGYRKLLLTGTKTTMTEDFYRRELEERGFEVIIPDEVDDIHEIIFQDLVFGRFDRKERLVEIINGYDADAVILGCTELPLAVKEGDVKMGLIDSAKEHVRAMLRKALE